Proteins from one Candidatus Planktophila sp. genomic window:
- a CDS encoding sulfotransferase domain-containing protein codes for MSQGVSSPKKNNQSLTTLKKLLLNCKALPKSGIYFVKERFGKVKPVKSKLVLVISFPRSGTHALGSLVSQENIGFRYHGEFFAFNHWSSVIERLNRYYPFFSFRFYLNFKTQRQKWRTYRFESSTLCATRTIRAMKKIHGIHIIKVFPTHLSDPVLESIIAEHNPHIIFLRRNHLDRFVSHKKANKTGKWHTASTEGVEIDIDETELSKFINEYEKFYSRYVHFANAHQCAILDVDYEMLQDTKTIESIQHFSAWEGFTDFNKLAKIPTTAKQDSSRTVQDKYLANRGKKISDFDFEKIEVI; via the coding sequence ATGTCTCAAGGAGTTTCTTCCCCCAAGAAAAACAATCAAAGCCTCACGACCCTAAAAAAGCTTCTTTTGAATTGTAAGGCTCTGCCTAAGTCCGGGATTTATTTCGTAAAAGAGCGGTTCGGTAAGGTAAAACCAGTGAAATCAAAGCTGGTCTTAGTTATCTCTTTCCCGCGCTCAGGTACGCATGCTTTGGGTAGTCTGGTTTCGCAGGAAAATATTGGGTTTAGGTACCACGGAGAGTTCTTTGCATTTAATCATTGGAGTTCAGTGATTGAACGACTCAATCGTTACTACCCATTTTTCTCCTTTCGATTTTATTTGAATTTTAAGACTCAAAGGCAAAAATGGCGTACGTACCGATTTGAGTCATCTACCTTATGTGCAACTAGGACAATAAGGGCAATGAAGAAAATTCATGGAATTCATATTATTAAGGTTTTCCCTACACACCTTTCGGACCCGGTTTTAGAGTCGATAATTGCCGAGCACAATCCTCATATTATTTTCTTACGCCGAAATCATCTTGATCGCTTTGTTTCGCATAAAAAAGCTAATAAAACGGGTAAGTGGCACACAGCTTCTACCGAAGGCGTGGAAATCGATATTGATGAAACTGAACTTAGTAAATTCATTAATGAATATGAAAAATTTTACAGTAGGTACGTTCACTTTGCTAATGCCCATCAGTGTGCAATATTGGATGTTGACTATGAAATGTTACAGGATACAAAAACCATTGAGTCGATACAGCATTTCTCGGCATGGGAAGGCTTTACAGATTTTAACAAGTTAGCAAAAATTCCGACAACGGCTAAACAAGACTCTTCTCGTACAGTTCAGGATAAGTATTTGGCGAACCGTGGGAAAAAGATTTCGGATTTTGATTTTGAGAAGATTGAAGTTATTTGA
- the cysD gene encoding sulfate adenylyltransferase subunit CysD, translating to MRIENQILKELENESIEIFREAAVSFRKPVMMYSIGKDSSVLLHLARKAFFPSPVPFPLLHIDTTWKFKEMIEFRDRIVAQTNSQLIVYTNEEGVAAGVNPFTLNASEYTRIMKTVALKAALDLHGFDAAIGGSRRDEEKSRAKERIFSVRDPGHRWNPREQRPELWRTYNTRLLPEQTMRVFPISDWTETDIWRYIYQENIEVNPLYFSKERPMVQRGDQLIMVDDERFPLVNNETPVMKRVRFRTLGCYPLTAAVESDALTIEDVVEEVLHVKLSERATRLIDGDKEDSMEKKKTEGYF from the coding sequence ATGCGCATAGAAAATCAAATATTAAAAGAGTTAGAAAATGAGTCTATCGAAATATTCCGAGAGGCGGCAGTCTCTTTTCGTAAACCTGTGATGATGTACTCCATTGGTAAGGACTCTTCGGTGCTGTTGCACTTAGCAAGAAAAGCATTTTTCCCTTCTCCAGTACCATTTCCTTTGCTACACATTGACACAACGTGGAAATTCAAGGAGATGATTGAGTTCCGTGATCGTATCGTCGCTCAAACAAACTCTCAGCTCATCGTCTATACCAATGAGGAAGGCGTCGCAGCTGGAGTAAATCCCTTCACCTTAAACGCCTCTGAATACACGAGAATTATGAAGACCGTGGCGCTAAAGGCGGCTTTGGATCTTCATGGTTTCGATGCCGCAATTGGTGGTTCACGTCGAGATGAGGAAAAGAGCAGAGCTAAGGAACGAATTTTTAGCGTGCGAGATCCAGGCCACAGATGGAATCCGCGTGAGCAGCGTCCTGAACTGTGGCGAACCTACAATACGCGATTGTTGCCTGAACAAACGATGCGTGTCTTTCCTATCTCAGATTGGACTGAGACTGATATTTGGCGCTACATCTATCAGGAAAATATCGAAGTTAATCCCCTTTATTTTTCAAAAGAGAGACCAATGGTTCAGCGCGGTGACCAATTAATTATGGTCGATGATGAACGTTTCCCATTGGTTAATAATGAAACCCCGGTTATGAAAAGAGTTCGTTTTAGAACTTTGGGTTGTTACCCATTGACTGCAGCTGTCGAATCAGATGCGCTAACAATTGAGGATGTTGTTGAAGAAGTCTTACATGTAAAACTCAGTGAGAGAGCAACGCGACTCATCGATGGCGACAAGGAGGATTCTATGGAAAAGAAGAAGACGGAAGGTTACTTCTGA
- a CDS encoding sulfite exporter TauE/SafE family protein, which yields MNWIAFAFIGAFAQLIDGALGMGFGLTSSTLLVTMGAGAAVASAAVHAAEMGTTLASGVSHWHAENIDKRILIRLAIPGGIGAFLGATFLSFIDLSTSKIFISTLLLFLGFLLLYRNVVKEESQVNMIEIKNPNFLTFLGFSGGFVDASGGGGWGPLVTPTLISTTATQPRKVIGTVSAAEFVVAVSASIGFLVNFNRIDLDWSTVGGLALGGTLAAPIAARLVGRLPARQLGILIAIAIILLNGIRIIQA from the coding sequence GTGAATTGGATAGCTTTTGCCTTTATCGGAGCTTTCGCTCAGTTAATTGATGGGGCGCTGGGAATGGGCTTTGGGTTAACTAGTTCAACTCTTCTGGTGACTATGGGTGCCGGTGCTGCAGTTGCATCTGCGGCTGTGCATGCGGCAGAGATGGGAACAACACTTGCCTCCGGCGTCTCTCACTGGCACGCCGAAAATATTGATAAACGAATTCTTATTCGACTCGCAATTCCTGGTGGAATTGGCGCATTCTTAGGTGCAACTTTCCTCTCATTCATTGATCTATCCACATCAAAGATATTTATCTCGACCCTCTTGTTATTTCTCGGCTTTCTACTCTTATATCGAAATGTCGTAAAAGAAGAGTCTCAGGTCAATATGATCGAAATTAAGAATCCAAATTTCTTAACTTTCTTAGGTTTTTCGGGTGGTTTTGTAGATGCTTCAGGTGGTGGTGGTTGGGGGCCATTGGTCACTCCAACTCTCATTTCAACAACTGCAACACAGCCGCGAAAAGTAATTGGCACCGTTAGTGCCGCTGAGTTTGTCGTAGCCGTATCTGCAAGTATCGGATTCCTTGTTAATTTCAATCGAATTGATCTCGACTGGTCCACCGTCGGAGGATTGGCACTTGGAGGAACTCTTGCCGCGCCGATTGCTGCTCGCTTAGTAGGCAGGCTTCCCGCACGTCAACTCGGAATTTTAATAGCTATAGCAATCATCCTTCTCAATGGAATCAGAATTATTCAGGCATAG
- a CDS encoding ABC transporter permease: MFIPMAVAIAEARIGKRGERYYSGRVPQLLERGFIVFRSSTWMIVLSGFVEPVLYLLSFGYGIGMLLPTIESGGESIKYAIFIAPALLATSAMNGAIYDSTMNVFFKLTHDRIYHGMLATSMGPLDVALGEIGWALLRGFSYACAFMVVVIPLGLIPSIWGVLAIPAAVLIAFGFASCGMALTSYMKSFQQLEIVNMLLLPMFLFSGSFFPLSVFPQWLQFTANLLPLTHAINLVRGLCLGYIDIALVGHAMYFVIMIICGLFFTTKRLNALFMK, encoded by the coding sequence ATGTTTATTCCAATGGCCGTTGCAATCGCCGAAGCCCGAATCGGTAAGAGGGGGGAGCGCTATTACTCAGGTCGTGTGCCACAACTTTTAGAGCGTGGCTTTATTGTCTTTCGATCCTCAACTTGGATGATTGTCTTATCTGGTTTCGTTGAGCCAGTTCTTTATCTGCTCTCTTTTGGATATGGAATTGGAATGCTTTTACCTACGATTGAAAGCGGTGGAGAGAGTATAAAATACGCTATTTTCATCGCACCAGCATTGCTTGCAACGAGTGCAATGAATGGCGCTATTTACGATTCAACAATGAACGTCTTCTTTAAACTAACTCATGACCGGATCTACCATGGAATGCTTGCCACTTCTATGGGGCCACTCGATGTTGCACTTGGCGAAATTGGTTGGGCACTTCTACGGGGATTTAGTTATGCATGTGCATTTATGGTTGTTGTGATTCCTCTTGGTTTAATTCCAAGTATTTGGGGGGTTCTAGCTATTCCTGCCGCTGTGTTGATTGCATTTGGATTTGCATCCTGTGGAATGGCATTAACTTCTTATATGAAATCATTTCAACAGTTAGAGATAGTAAACATGTTACTGCTTCCGATGTTCCTATTTTCTGGCTCTTTTTTCCCTTTAAGCGTTTTTCCACAGTGGCTGCAGTTCACTGCAAATCTGCTCCCACTCACGCATGCCATTAATTTAGTCCGCGGTCTGTGTTTAGGATATATAGATATAGCACTAGTCGGCCATGCAATGTATTTTGTAATTATGATTATTTGCGGACTTTTCTTTACAACTAAGCGATTAAATGCTCTTTTTATGAAATAA
- a CDS encoding DUF4097 family beta strand repeat-containing protein has translation MKFQKEIFTAREESFEIENPEVFLEGISSEITINESHDGLCHVKILANSKKALEEAEFVEISAEVGELNVRFHKKGRRFLGISEDLLKGLSAEIALPRSSKVSIKTVTGDVEVNQTLESLQIKSVTGDVEISHNPATICIVKTVSGSIATHTFSACDYTLKSISGDIKVHVAPDLEVDVDGNSVSGDLNSEISLDGSNDLSTGSSKVVRIKTSTISGNFNLARN, from the coding sequence ATGAAATTCCAAAAAGAGATTTTTACGGCAAGAGAAGAGAGTTTCGAGATTGAGAACCCCGAAGTTTTTCTCGAAGGTATTTCAAGCGAGATTACAATTAACGAGTCACACGATGGTCTGTGTCACGTCAAGATCCTTGCCAATTCAAAGAAAGCTTTAGAAGAGGCCGAGTTTGTTGAGATTAGCGCAGAGGTGGGCGAGTTGAATGTGCGCTTCCATAAAAAGGGACGTAGATTTTTAGGTATCAGTGAGGACTTATTAAAAGGCCTCTCGGCCGAAATAGCGCTTCCCCGTAGCTCTAAAGTCAGCATCAAAACAGTTACCGGTGATGTCGAAGTTAATCAAACTCTTGAAAGTCTACAGATTAAGTCTGTAACAGGTGACGTCGAGATTAGTCATAACCCTGCGACTATATGCATTGTCAAAACGGTATCAGGTTCTATTGCGACACACACTTTTTCAGCCTGCGATTACACATTAAAGAGTATTAGTGGTGACATAAAAGTTCATGTTGCTCCGGATTTAGAGGTTGACGTTGATGGAAACTCAGTAAGTGGTGACTTGAACTCTGAGATTTCACTTGATGGTTCTAATGACTTATCAACGGGCAGCAGCAAAGTAGTAAGAATAAAAACCTCCACAATAAGTGGCAATTTTAATCTAGCAAGAAATTAA
- a CDS encoding toxin-antitoxin system HicB family antitoxin — protein sequence MKMSKFIELLSSDIKALGKLGGQELDSAVSRLIPTLAPVLRTRLLEALTEIAEELSEQLPGAHLEARVQGDEIELIYVEDSSTVRENPADLNARITLRLPEDLKSRIESAATNEGISLNSWLLKASDRNSLSITIGKRQLRGKGKS from the coding sequence ATGAAGATGTCAAAGTTTATAGAGCTCTTATCGAGTGATATTAAGGCCCTGGGTAAGCTCGGTGGCCAAGAACTAGATTCAGCGGTTTCACGCTTAATTCCTACACTTGCACCGGTTTTACGCACTCGTTTATTAGAGGCTCTTACTGAAATCGCAGAAGAGCTCAGCGAGCAACTCCCCGGTGCCCATTTAGAGGCTCGGGTTCAAGGCGATGAAATCGAGCTCATATACGTCGAAGATAGCTCCACAGTCAGGGAGAACCCAGCCGACCTAAATGCCCGAATCACCTTAAGGCTTCCTGAGGATTTGAAATCTCGAATTGAAAGTGCGGCCACGAATGAGGGCATCTCTTTGAATTCATGGCTACTCAAGGCAAGTGACCGCAACAGCCTCTCCATCACTATCGGGAAACGACAATTAAGAGGAAAGGGAAAGAGCTAA
- a CDS encoding aminotransferase class III-fold pyridoxal phosphate-dependent enzyme — protein sequence MITQTNHKETFRFVPATSVEIPPERVAALLKSEWELFTKQTGKSAEESKRSFKSLPLGVTSSFQHWDPYPISIVSAKGAWMTDVDGRKLLDLSMGFGAMLAGHLNPTVVEEVKSSLETGMLFVTPSPISTDAAERICRRFVIDQVRFTNSGTESTMYAVRTARAATGKNGIVKVEGGYHGSYDPFVVSAKPPINVIGDVSDPIAYVPAGIVPGDVYVVSFNDADSLERIFEENASKIACFIIEPVMENLGIILPDVGYLERVRELCDEYNVVLIFDEVKTGLTAGHQGAAQRLGVIPDLITLAKSIGGGLTLAAFGGKKKYMDFVTNGKMAHFGTFNGNPLAMAGVRAVDKICTKETLAVAEAFNQQALDRINEIIDEYQLPAHTVGFGVKGCITWSTTPLRNYRDYKATDFAIAELSWLFSLNRGIITPPGLDEQWLISLAHGQNEVDLLVEDFRLFAQTLRA from the coding sequence ATGATTACACAAACCAATCACAAGGAAACTTTTAGATTCGTCCCTGCAACTTCAGTCGAAATTCCACCTGAAAGAGTTGCCGCCCTTTTGAAATCTGAATGGGAGTTATTTACCAAGCAAACCGGGAAAAGTGCCGAAGAAAGTAAGCGCTCTTTTAAATCACTTCCTTTGGGAGTGACCTCGAGTTTCCAACACTGGGATCCATATCCGATCTCAATTGTTAGCGCTAAAGGGGCTTGGATGACTGACGTCGATGGTCGCAAGCTCTTGGATTTATCCATGGGTTTTGGCGCCATGCTCGCCGGTCACTTAAACCCAACGGTTGTGGAGGAAGTGAAGAGTTCTCTTGAGACAGGCATGCTCTTCGTAACCCCATCTCCAATATCTACCGATGCCGCTGAGCGTATTTGTCGCCGCTTTGTCATCGATCAAGTTCGCTTCACGAATAGCGGAACTGAATCCACAATGTATGCCGTTCGCACTGCTCGAGCAGCAACCGGCAAAAATGGGATTGTCAAAGTTGAGGGCGGCTATCACGGTAGTTACGACCCATTTGTAGTCTCAGCCAAACCACCAATTAATGTGATTGGTGATGTTAGTGATCCAATTGCGTATGTTCCGGCAGGTATAGTTCCTGGAGATGTTTACGTAGTTTCCTTCAACGATGCCGATTCACTAGAGCGCATTTTTGAAGAAAACGCCTCTAAGATCGCCTGCTTTATCATCGAACCTGTAATGGAAAACCTTGGAATTATCTTGCCAGACGTGGGTTATCTGGAGCGCGTTCGCGAACTCTGCGATGAGTACAACGTTGTTTTAATCTTCGATGAAGTTAAAACAGGATTAACCGCTGGACATCAAGGCGCAGCACAGCGCTTAGGAGTCATTCCGGATTTGATTACTCTCGCAAAATCTATCGGCGGCGGGCTTACTTTGGCCGCCTTCGGTGGCAAGAAGAAGTACATGGACTTTGTCACAAATGGCAAGATGGCACATTTTGGTACTTTCAACGGCAATCCACTTGCCATGGCAGGTGTTCGCGCCGTTGATAAAATATGTACTAAGGAAACTCTCGCAGTTGCTGAGGCATTCAACCAACAAGCGTTAGATCGCATTAATGAAATAATCGATGAGTACCAGTTGCCAGCACACACTGTTGGCTTTGGTGTTAAAGGCTGCATTACCTGGTCAACGACGCCGCTTCGCAATTACCGTGACTACAAAGCCACAGATTTTGCGATTGCCGAGTTGTCATGGCTTTTCTCGCTGAATCGCGGAATCATTACGCCTCCAGGCCTAGATGAGCAGTGGTTAATCTCCTTAGCGCATGGACAAAATGAGGTAGATCTTCTCGTTGAAGACTTCCGTTTGTTTGCTCAAACCTTGCGCGCCTAG
- a CDS encoding glycosyltransferase family 2 protein, whose amino-acid sequence MTDKPIFRFERPANLSLVKSPTLSVAIITACRDGQEKLDLLMVSLAAQTYPKNLVSVHVIDDGSEIPITIPVIAPKKSKVIRYRNTQNRWGKTAATNDVTATIKADVYWFVDADMVFEKEHLAHHMKWHHDSDDYAVLGWKRFVQKWDYSPQAAFEMINFGKFADMHSESWSKDLWEKRIERTSDLLHPALEGYRSFVGATFSIKSALWKKLGGYRRNLVTGEDTELGWRLFMEGIRIVPERSALSWHLGYSTVESNKDLIDRHNQPSLAQYIPEMKKTRSRATNSWVIPTYEAIIDVRTCNLQQLKGICSRLTSLPGTQANFILLGSWSQLKKRYSPVSDKHADLREILSWLKSESNVTFEEVGEENLEIANILSRFSNAPIPFHLFIEGDFDGDFDGKQLCDYLLATEYGMVGLATKADRRAFALFQPALARSISTPGSIYQNLSATWGVLWLTHESFIEIHSGSKFRRARFINFLKREGKKVNSPQQLLIFIKKLIGILLLKALKRS is encoded by the coding sequence ATGACCGATAAACCTATATTTAGATTTGAGAGACCGGCAAATCTCTCTCTGGTTAAAAGCCCCACTCTCTCAGTAGCAATCATTACAGCCTGCCGAGATGGTCAAGAAAAACTCGATCTGCTCATGGTATCTCTCGCCGCTCAGACCTACCCAAAGAACTTAGTAAGTGTGCATGTAATCGATGACGGCAGTGAAATACCAATAACAATTCCCGTAATTGCTCCCAAAAAGAGCAAGGTAATTCGATATAGAAATACCCAGAACCGCTGGGGCAAAACTGCGGCAACCAATGATGTGACGGCAACAATTAAAGCCGATGTTTACTGGTTTGTAGATGCCGATATGGTTTTTGAGAAAGAGCATTTGGCGCACCATATGAAGTGGCATCACGATAGTGATGATTATGCGGTTTTGGGTTGGAAGCGTTTTGTCCAGAAGTGGGATTATTCGCCACAAGCTGCTTTTGAAATGATAAATTTCGGAAAATTTGCGGATATGCATTCAGAGAGTTGGAGTAAAGATCTCTGGGAAAAGCGTATTGAGCGAACGTCAGATTTATTACACCCAGCCCTAGAGGGATATAGATCTTTTGTTGGAGCAACTTTTTCAATTAAAAGCGCACTCTGGAAAAAACTTGGGGGTTATAGGCGAAATTTAGTGACAGGTGAAGATACGGAATTGGGTTGGCGCCTATTTATGGAGGGTATCCGTATTGTTCCCGAACGATCAGCTCTCTCCTGGCACTTGGGTTACAGCACTGTTGAATCAAATAAGGATTTGATTGACCGACACAATCAACCGTCGCTAGCCCAATATATTCCGGAGATGAAGAAAACTCGTTCGCGTGCCACTAATTCGTGGGTGATCCCAACATACGAGGCGATTATTGACGTAAGAACCTGCAATTTGCAGCAATTAAAGGGTATTTGTTCACGTTTAACTTCACTTCCAGGAACCCAAGCTAACTTCATTTTGCTTGGTAGTTGGAGCCAATTAAAGAAACGTTACTCACCTGTGAGTGATAAGCACGCAGATTTACGCGAAATATTAAGCTGGTTAAAGAGTGAAAGTAACGTCACTTTCGAAGAAGTAGGCGAAGAAAATCTAGAGATTGCTAATATTTTATCTCGATTTTCTAATGCACCAATCCCATTTCATCTCTTTATTGAAGGGGATTTCGATGGCGATTTCGACGGGAAACAATTGTGCGACTACCTACTTGCCACAGAGTACGGAATGGTCGGTTTAGCGACCAAAGCGGATAGAAGGGCATTTGCGCTCTTTCAGCCTGCTTTAGCTCGCTCAATCTCAACACCAGGATCGATTTACCAGAATCTTTCAGCTACGTGGGGGGTTTTATGGCTAACCCACGAGAGCTTCATTGAAATACATAGTGGAAGTAAATTTAGACGTGCGCGGTTCATAAACTTTTTAAAACGTGAAGGTAAAAAAGTTAATTCACCACAACAACTTCTGATTTTCATAAAGAAACTAATAGGCATCTTGCTTCTCAAAGCTCTAAAGCGATCGTAA
- the cysC gene encoding adenylyl-sulfate kinase has translation MTTSVIRLLTCGSVDDGKSTLIGRLLVETDSVPHDTVGAARKVRRTGSTIPAGEIDFSLLTDGLEAEREQGITIDVAYRSMSLLNGKRLIIADAPGHEQYTRNMVVAASRADIALVLIDATKGVRTQTLRHLTICSLMGVNRIIISINKLDALNYSQKIFDEISQAITAATNRLQLSDVHIVPISALAGDNVVFPGENMPWYVGPTLQDAIQSWIAPKDLEIDGLMRIQMISRAENFRGVAGTVRAGSFSAGDEIVIYPSNQRAKIARIATFTGDVEKAVEDDAITFVLEPEVDATRGDIVAKNPADLIPSDRFAAHVVWLNEDPLIHSRSYLMVSGPTTSPAIITKIKHKVDVNSGEHISSDALKMNEIGLVEIATDFPMVMQPYNQSREFGNFILIDRLTLKTVGAGMILHSLRRASNVVLQDYEITKTIRSAQKNQKSRTVWLTGLSGSGKSTIANALEKRLLAQGAHAYVLDGDNLRLGINMDLGFTPEDRAENVRRTSEVAKLMVDAGLIVITALISPFEVDRQRAKSIFQDGEFLEVFVDTPVEICRTRDPKGLYKKSAAGQIPNFTGVGQDYERPAHPNLILDGTKLVNENVDLIMKELL, from the coding sequence ATGACTACCTCTGTTATACGCCTACTGACTTGTGGCAGTGTTGATGATGGAAAGAGCACTTTAATCGGCCGCCTTCTTGTTGAAACCGATAGCGTTCCACATGACACGGTTGGCGCAGCGAGAAAAGTACGCAGGACTGGATCCACAATTCCAGCTGGGGAAATTGACTTTAGTTTGTTGACAGATGGTTTAGAGGCAGAGCGCGAGCAGGGAATAACTATCGATGTCGCGTACCGCTCCATGTCGCTTCTGAACGGTAAACGGCTAATTATTGCCGATGCTCCTGGCCACGAGCAGTACACCCGAAACATGGTTGTAGCCGCATCAAGGGCAGATATTGCGCTCGTTTTAATTGATGCAACTAAAGGTGTACGAACTCAAACTCTTCGCCACTTAACAATCTGCTCATTGATGGGTGTCAACCGCATAATAATCTCTATCAATAAATTAGATGCCCTAAATTATTCACAAAAGATTTTCGATGAAATATCACAGGCAATAACAGCTGCCACTAATCGTTTACAACTATCCGATGTGCACATTGTGCCTATCAGCGCATTAGCTGGCGACAACGTGGTATTCCCAGGTGAGAATATGCCGTGGTATGTCGGTCCAACTCTGCAAGATGCTATCCAGAGCTGGATCGCTCCTAAGGATTTAGAGATAGATGGCTTAATGAGGATTCAAATGATCTCTAGAGCTGAGAATTTTCGTGGGGTAGCAGGGACCGTGCGAGCCGGCTCATTTAGCGCCGGAGATGAGATTGTCATTTACCCAAGCAATCAGAGGGCAAAAATTGCAAGAATCGCAACCTTTACTGGAGATGTTGAGAAGGCTGTGGAAGATGATGCAATCACTTTTGTCTTGGAGCCAGAAGTTGATGCGACACGCGGAGATATAGTCGCTAAGAACCCTGCGGATTTAATCCCATCAGATCGATTTGCCGCACACGTTGTGTGGTTAAATGAAGACCCACTCATTCACAGCCGTTCATATTTAATGGTTTCTGGACCAACTACTTCTCCGGCAATAATCACAAAGATTAAACATAAAGTCGATGTGAATAGCGGAGAGCATATTTCATCTGATGCTTTAAAAATGAATGAAATTGGTTTAGTTGAAATTGCAACTGACTTTCCAATGGTTATGCAGCCTTATAACCAGTCACGAGAGTTCGGAAACTTCATACTCATAGATCGTCTAACTCTTAAAACAGTTGGTGCAGGAATGATTCTACACTCACTGCGCCGTGCCTCCAACGTCGTCCTTCAAGATTATGAAATTACAAAAACTATTAGGTCGGCGCAAAAGAATCAAAAATCTCGAACCGTCTGGCTCACTGGCCTATCTGGTTCAGGTAAATCCACCATTGCAAACGCGCTTGAAAAGAGATTGCTTGCCCAAGGAGCTCACGCATACGTCCTGGATGGCGACAATCTACGGTTAGGTATAAATATGGATCTTGGTTTCACGCCTGAGGATCGCGCTGAAAATGTACGTAGAACCTCTGAAGTTGCAAAATTGATGGTTGATGCAGGGTTAATCGTTATTACGGCGCTCATAAGTCCATTTGAGGTTGATCGCCAACGGGCGAAATCAATTTTTCAAGATGGTGAATTCCTTGAAGTATTTGTTGACACACCGGTCGAAATTTGTCGAACACGCGATCCAAAGGGATTATATAAAAAGTCGGCGGCAGGCCAAATCCCTAATTTCACTGGAGTTGGACAGGATTACGAGCGCCCGGCTCATCCAAATTTGATTCTAGATGGAACAAAACTGGTTAACGAAAACGTCGATCTCATTATGAAGGAGCTCTTGTGA
- a CDS encoding glycosyltransferase: protein MYSGENNSLDRSTTFSQEIQAILELRLSRRKKMKKYPTVSVVLSTVRSDDLTSILSQIKLQTLKNFELAIGLHGIQLNARHKLLISELNKRGVKVKVEKFTKTATLGFVLTNLADKTSGDYVAKMDDDDYYGAEHLRDLVDAIVDKGADVVGRAMNYVYLEPLDLTVRRFGVQGTQAVEIWSDWVCGGTILVSRSAGELAGWFGSGTTAVDRYLLGRVTENGGRIWRTFGAGYIYRRSFTFHTYVTNYSKYLKNANQQVVGLWQDKIFGTQ, encoded by the coding sequence ATGTATTCAGGTGAGAATAACTCGTTGGATCGCTCAACAACATTTTCTCAGGAAATTCAAGCGATTTTAGAACTTCGTTTATCTCGCCGTAAAAAAATGAAAAAATATCCAACGGTATCTGTCGTGCTTTCTACGGTTAGATCAGATGATCTAACCTCTATACTTTCCCAAATTAAGTTACAAACCTTGAAAAACTTTGAATTAGCGATTGGTCTGCACGGGATCCAATTGAATGCGAGACACAAATTATTAATAAGTGAATTAAACAAACGAGGCGTAAAAGTAAAAGTCGAAAAATTTACCAAGACGGCAACTCTTGGATTTGTTTTAACAAACCTTGCTGATAAAACATCTGGAGATTATGTTGCCAAAATGGATGATGATGATTATTACGGAGCAGAGCACTTACGTGATCTAGTAGATGCAATAGTTGATAAAGGGGCAGACGTTGTTGGACGGGCAATGAACTATGTTTATCTAGAGCCACTCGATTTAACCGTTCGCCGCTTTGGAGTTCAAGGCACACAAGCAGTTGAAATTTGGAGTGATTGGGTCTGTGGTGGAACTATTTTAGTTTCGCGCTCCGCTGGAGAATTGGCTGGGTGGTTTGGGAGCGGCACAACTGCTGTTGATAGATACTTACTTGGCCGTGTCACTGAAAATGGTGGGAGAATTTGGCGAACTTTTGGTGCTGGCTATATATATAGGAGAAGCTTCACTTTTCACACGTATGTCACTAATTATTCGAAGTACCTTAAAAATGCCAATCAACAAGTAGTTGGTCTCTGGCAGGATAAAATTTTTGGTACACAATGA